The Kiloniellales bacterium DNA segment AATCGCAGACCTGCCCGCGATCCGGGCAGCCGCCCGCTATTCGCCCTTCCCGCCCCCCTGCCGGCGGGCCCTGAGCTTGTCCCAGTAGTCCAGGCGCTTGCGGATCTCGCGCTCGAAGCCCCTGTCGGCCGGCTGGTAGAAGCGCTGGCGCGGCAGACCTTCGGGGAAGTAGTCCTGGCCGGAGAAGGCCTCGGGCGCGTCATGGTCGTAAGCATAGCCCTTGCCGTAGCCGAGGTCCTTCATCAGGCGGGTCGGCGCGTTAAGGATGTGCTGGGGCGGCATCAGGGAGCCGCTCTCACGCGCCGCCCGCATGGCCTGGCCCAGGGCCCGGTAGGCGGCGTTGGACTTGGGCGCCGTGCCCAAGTAGAGAACCGCCTGGGCCAGGGCCAGCTCGCCCTCCGGCGTTCCCAGGCGCTCGTACGCCTGCCAGGCGGCCAGGGTCTGCTCCAGAGCCCCCGGATCGGCCAGCCCGACGTCCTCGACGGCGAAGCGCAGCAGGCGGCGGGCGATGTAGTGCGGGTCCTCGCCACCGGCCAGCATCCGGGCCAGCCAGTAGAGCGCCGCGTCGCTGTCCGAGCCGCGCAGCGACTTGTGCAGGGCCGAGATCAGGTTGTAGTGGCTCTCCTGCCCCTTGTCGTAGACCGGCGCTCGCTTCTGCACCACCTCCGCCAGGCGGGCAGTGTCGAGCGGCGGGCCCTCGGGCAGGGCGTAGAGCTCCTCGGCCAGGTTGAGCAGATAGCGGCCGTCGCCGTCCGCCATGGCGATCAGGGCCGTGCGCGCTTCGGGCTCCAGCGCCAGGGGACCGCCACTCTCCCGCTCGGCCCGTTGCAGAAGCTCCTCCAGCGCGGCCTCGTCCAGGCGGCGCAGGACGTAGACCTGGGCCCGGGACAGCAGGGCGGCGTTCAGCTCGAAGGAGGGGTTCTCGGTCGTCGCCCCGACCAGAATCACCGTGCCGTCCTCGACGTAGGGCAGAAAACCGTCCTGCTGGGCCCGGTTGAAGCGGTGGATCTCGTCGATGAACAGCAGGGTGCCCTGGCCCATCTGGCGCCGCTCCTTGGCGGCGGCGAAGACCTTGCGCAGGTCGGCCACGCCCGAGAAGACCGCCGAAAGCGGCTCGAAGACCAGGTCGGTCCGCTCGGCCAGGAGGCGAGCGATGGTGGTCTTACCGCAGCCCGGCGGTCCCCAGAGCACCATCGAGGCCAGGCGGCCCTGGGCGAGCATCCGGCCGATCGGCGCCTCGGGGCCGAGCAGATGGTTCTGGCCGACGACCTCGGACAGTTCTTTGGGCCGCAACCGGTCCGCCAGGGGCCGCGGCGCTTGGGCCTCGAACAGACCGTTCACTTCGTTTCCTGCCGCGTGTTGCCGCTGGTTCCCGCCGGCCGGCCTCAGGCCTCGATCCGGACCACCTTGACCCGTCCCTCGCGGCGGAACTTGATGGACCAGGAATCGCTGCTCTCGACGAGGCGCATCAGGTCGAGGGTCGTGCCGACCTCGGCCTCATTGATCGAAAGGATAACGTCCCCCGGCTTGAAGCGGAACCGCCGGGCCGGCGAGCCGCGCTTGATCTCGGTCAGGATCACCCCCGCCCAGGCGCCGGGCAGATCGAGCTCTTCGGCCAGGGCCGGCGAGAGGTTTGCGGCCACCGCGCCGCTCAGGGGATGGCGGCCGCGCAGCAGGCGCGCTTCGCGCGGCGGCGTCTCCGGCGGCGCCATCAGCGGCAGCTGCATCCGCGCCTTGCTCCGGTCCCGCCAGACCTCCAGGGGCACGTCCCCGCCAGGCACCTCGGTCGCGACGCGGAAGCGCAGCGAGGTGACGTCGTTGACGGTCTGGTCGTCGACCGTGACCACCACGTCGCCGACCATGAGGCCGGCCTGCTCGGCCGGGCCGCCGGGATAGAGCTGGTTGACCAGCACGCCGCCCGGCCGCGGCAGGCCGAAGCCCTCGGCCAGCTCCGCGGTCAGGGTCTGGCCGACGAAGCCGAGCCAAGGCCGAACGATCCGGCCGTCACCCTTGGCGCTGGCGACCACCGAGCGGACCATGTCGGAGGGGATCGCGAAGCCGATGCCGATCGATCCGCCGCTGCGCGAGAAGATCGCCGTGTTGATG contains these protein-coding regions:
- a CDS encoding replication-associated recombination protein A, which produces MNGLFEAQAPRPLADRLRPKELSEVVGQNHLLGPEAPIGRMLAQGRLASMVLWGPPGCGKTTIARLLAERTDLVFEPLSAVFSGVADLRKVFAAAKERRQMGQGTLLFIDEIHRFNRAQQDGFLPYVEDGTVILVGATTENPSFELNAALLSRAQVYVLRRLDEAALEELLQRAERESGGPLALEPEARTALIAMADGDGRYLLNLAEELYALPEGPPLDTARLAEVVQKRAPVYDKGQESHYNLISALHKSLRGSDSDAALYWLARMLAGGEDPHYIARRLLRFAVEDVGLADPGALEQTLAAWQAYERLGTPEGELALAQAVLYLGTAPKSNAAYRALGQAMRAARESGSLMPPQHILNAPTRLMKDLGYGKGYAYDHDAPEAFSGQDYFPEGLPRQRFYQPADRGFEREIRKRLDYWDKLRARRQGGGKGE
- a CDS encoding DegQ family serine endoprotease yields the protein MLLALAMLGQAQAQERAVPSSRDEVMLSFAPVVKKAAPAVVNIYTKKVVRQRAVAPLFNDPMFRRFFGDDFGFLGRPRERVQNSLGSGVIVDDEGLVVTNHHVVEGADEIRVVLSDLREYPAELVLSDERTDLAILRIEPAQERLPVVALRDSDELEVGDLVLAIGNPFGVGQTVTSGIVSALARTQAGISDYSFFIQTDAAINPGNSGGALVTMDGRLVGINTAIFSRSGGSIGIGFAIPSDMVRSVVASAKGDGRIVRPWLGFVGQTLTAELAEGFGLPRPGGVLVNQLYPGGPAEQAGLMVGDVVVTVDDQTVNDVTSLRFRVATEVPGGDVPLEVWRDRSKARMQLPLMAPPETPPREARLLRGRHPLSGAVAANLSPALAEELDLPGAWAGVILTEIKRGSPARRFRFKPGDVILSINEAEVGTTLDLMRLVESSDSWSIKFRREGRVKVVRIEA